From bacterium, one genomic window encodes:
- a CDS encoding FAD-dependent oxidoreductase, which translates to MVLRPVQFPVQGYLPCSNEAVVREPARDLPVVADVDVCVLGGGMTGVCAAVAAARAGASALLVEHYGFLGGMATSSMVLIWHSLYGMDRKTKVIGGLPDEIIARLRAMEGIYNASEGDTAHWVVDADKTRFVLDDFVLADGVKLLLHSRLAGVVRDGRRITAALVETKSGRGAIRAQTYIDCTGDADLIRFAGGQTEVGDRDGGCQAPSLCFRLRHVDQSQTGLDTVQAKLYALTMDYNGGKYPPLLWGVRWPGCGDVMLAGTRVLNINSADALSLTRAEIEGRYQLRWFLRETRKFPGWEQAELVAMGVQIGLRESHRILAEHQLQREEVLDGVRFPDAIGQGTYPVDIHNPSGPGIVFEQLDGLRREVKGDRTMLQDRWDGAAPDAPTRDTLCYQIPYRSLIPLDFDNVLVGGRCCGATHEAAGAIRVMINCMQTGQAAGVAAVLSTGDVRGVEVGALQGRLRELGMPLL; encoded by the coding sequence ATGGTGCTCCGTCCCGTGCAGTTCCCCGTGCAGGGCTATCTGCCGTGCTCGAACGAGGCAGTCGTGCGTGAGCCGGCGCGTGATCTGCCGGTGGTTGCCGACGTGGATGTGTGCGTCCTGGGCGGGGGGATGACCGGCGTGTGCGCCGCTGTGGCCGCTGCCCGCGCCGGGGCCTCGGCGCTGCTGGTGGAGCACTACGGCTTCCTCGGCGGCATGGCCACCTCCTCGATGGTGCTCATCTGGCACAGCCTCTATGGCATGGACCGGAAGACGAAGGTAATCGGCGGTCTGCCCGACGAGATCATCGCGCGTCTGCGAGCGATGGAGGGCATCTACAACGCGAGTGAGGGCGACACCGCGCACTGGGTCGTTGACGCCGACAAGACGCGCTTCGTGCTGGATGACTTCGTGCTTGCCGATGGGGTGAAGCTGCTGCTGCACAGCCGCCTGGCCGGGGTGGTCCGCGATGGCCGGCGCATCACGGCGGCGTTGGTGGAGACCAAGAGCGGGCGCGGGGCGATCCGTGCGCAGACGTACATTGACTGCACCGGCGACGCCGACCTGATCCGCTTCGCCGGCGGGCAGACCGAGGTGGGGGACAGGGACGGGGGATGCCAGGCCCCCTCGCTGTGCTTCCGCCTGCGCCACGTGGACCAGTCACAGACCGGCCTGGACACCGTACAGGCGAAGCTCTACGCGCTGACGATGGACTACAACGGCGGCAAGTACCCGCCGCTGCTGTGGGGCGTGCGCTGGCCCGGCTGTGGGGATGTCATGCTCGCCGGCACGCGGGTGCTGAACATCAACTCCGCCGACGCGCTGAGCCTCACCCGCGCCGAGATCGAGGGCCGCTACCAGTTGCGGTGGTTCCTGCGTGAGACACGCAAGTTCCCCGGCTGGGAGCAGGCGGAGTTGGTGGCGATGGGGGTGCAGATCGGCCTGCGCGAGAGCCACCGCATCCTCGCCGAGCACCAACTACAGCGCGAAGAGGTGCTCGATGGTGTGCGCTTCCCGGACGCGATCGGGCAGGGCACATACCCGGTGGACATACACAACCCCTCCGGACCGGGCATCGTCTTCGAGCAACTCGACGGCCTCCGCCGCGAGGTCAAGGGCGACCGCACGATGCTCCAGGACCGCTGGGACGGCGCCGCACCCGACGCTCCGACGCGCGACACGCTGTGCTACCAGATCCCGTATCGGAGCCTGATCCCGCTGGACTTCGACAACGTGCTCGTCGGGGGACGCTGCTGCGGGGCGACGCACGAGGCGGCCGGCGCCATTCGTGTGATGATCAACTGCATGCAGACCGGCCAGGCCGCCGGTGTGGCGGCGGTACTGAGCACCGGCGATGTGCGTGGGGTAGAGGTCGGGGCGTTGCAGGGGAGGCTGCGGGAGTTGGGGATGCCGCTGCTGTAG
- a CDS encoding YchF family ATPase, with translation MKIGLIGLPGSGKSSCFAALTGLPPQPSGAGERVGAVQVPEPRLLRLAEIYNPPKITYAEIMLVDTDPIESGGGGQQVQKHLSRLAQEADAFAIVLQCFGDLDHTGSPLDARGDLETLLLELTMADLDIVGRRLDRIAEGAKKDRGSNEAHLLEKLHAALSAGKPVIEMGLTPDQQKLLSGMTLVTALPLLVACNVGEDDLQGGKAAGAVQLADELGLPHLNFCAALEIEIAQLPPEEQVDFLADYGLEASARDRFIRAAYDLLHLVTFLTAGEKEVHAWPVHQGATAPEAAGKIHTDLQNGFIRAETVAFTDLDQYGSLTECRKHGLVRLEGKEYIVKDGDVLDIRFSR, from the coding sequence ATGAAGATCGGCTTGATTGGCCTGCCGGGCAGTGGCAAGAGTTCATGTTTCGCGGCCCTCACGGGGCTACCGCCGCAACCCTCCGGCGCCGGTGAGCGCGTCGGCGCGGTCCAGGTGCCCGAGCCGCGCCTGTTGCGGTTGGCAGAGATCTACAATCCCCCCAAGATCACATACGCCGAGATCATGCTGGTGGACACCGACCCCATCGAGAGTGGCGGCGGCGGCCAGCAGGTCCAGAAGCACCTGTCGCGCCTGGCGCAGGAGGCCGATGCCTTCGCCATCGTGCTGCAGTGCTTCGGCGACCTCGACCACACGGGTTCGCCCCTCGACGCCCGCGGGGACCTGGAGACGCTGCTGCTCGAACTCACGATGGCCGACCTGGACATCGTGGGCCGACGGCTGGACCGCATCGCCGAAGGCGCCAAAAAGGACCGCGGGAGCAACGAGGCGCATCTGCTCGAGAAACTGCACGCCGCGCTCAGCGCCGGCAAGCCGGTCATCGAGATGGGGCTGACGCCCGACCAGCAGAAGCTGCTGTCGGGCATGACGCTGGTCACGGCGCTGCCGCTGCTGGTGGCGTGCAACGTCGGCGAGGACGATCTGCAGGGCGGGAAGGCCGCCGGGGCTGTCCAGCTTGCGGATGAGCTAGGCCTGCCGCACCTGAACTTCTGCGCTGCGCTGGAGATCGAGATCGCGCAACTCCCACCCGAGGAGCAGGTCGACTTCCTGGCCGACTACGGCCTCGAGGCCTCGGCGCGCGATCGCTTCATTCGCGCGGCGTACGACCTGCTGCACCTGGTGACGTTCCTGACGGCCGGGGAGAAGGAAGTCCATGCCTGGCCGGTGCACCAGGGAGCGACGGCCCCCGAGGCGGCCGGCAAGATCCACACCGACCTGCAGAACGGGTTCATCCGCGCCGAGACCGTGGCGTTCACCGACCTGGACCAGTACGGCTCGCTGACCGAATGCCGCAAGCATGGGCTGGTGCGGCTGGAGGGCAAGGAGTACATCGTCAAGGATGGGGATGTCCTGGACATCCGGTTTAGCCGGTAG